A stretch of DNA from Streptomyces spiramyceticus:
GCCGCTGGAGCATCCGCAGTGGCGTGAGGGGATCGCGGCGTACGCCCGTGGCTACCGCGAGGTGTACATGCGCTACCCGAACATGATCGCGATGGTGGCGCGGCGGCGGGTGGAGGCCGACAAGGCTCTGCGCGGGTACGACACGCTGATGGGCGCGCTGCTGCGGGTCGGGTGCGGGCCGGCCAAGGCGGCGGAGGTTGCGGCGGCGATCGACTATCTGGTGCTCGGGTCTGCGCTGGAGACGTTCGCGGCGGGCTTTACGCGGGCGCCGGAGGGGTATCGGCCGGCGTATCCGTCGCTGGCGGAGTCCCTTGAAGGGGCGGAGGGTGTGGGTTCGGGGCTGACCGGACTCGACGACCGGGGCTTCGAGTTGGGGCTCGGCTTGGTGCTGGACGGGCTGGCTGCGGCTGTGCGGGGGCGCGACGCGTAGGCCTTGCCTGCGGCGCAGTTCCCCTACCCGCGCCTCCGGCGATTGAGGAGCGGGATCTGGGGCGGAGCCCCCCACGCGGCGGCAGCCGCAAAATGTCACAGCGGGAAGAATGGGGTCTCCCCTGCTCGAACGAAGTTGAGAGCTTGGGGAAGGGCAGGGGACAGCGCCGCAGGCGCCCCATCGCAACAATGAGCCCATGCAACCGCACCGGCTCGTCGCGCGTGCCCGCCGCCTCATCGCCCCCGGCCGCCGCCGCATCCTCGGCATCACCGGCCCGCCCGGCGCCGGCAAGTCCACCCTCGCCGCGCACCTCGTCGACCACCTCGGTGGGCAGGCCGTCCTCGTCCCCATGGACGGCTTCCACCTCGCGGGAGCAGAGCTCGACCGCCTCGGGCGTACCGACCGCAAAGGCGCACCCGACACCTTCGACGCCGCCGGGTACGTCGCCCTCCTCACCCGGCTGCGCGCCCCCGGGACGACCGAAACCGTCGTCTACGCGCCCGCCTTCGACCGCGCACTCGAAGAGCCCGTCGCAGGCAGCATCGCCGTACCCGGGCCGCTGGACGCGCCGCTCGTCATCACCGAGGGCAACTACCTCCTCCTCGACGAAGGGCCCTGGGCCGGCGTCCGGGACCTGCTCGACGAGGTCTGGTTCGTGGACCTCGACCAGCACGAGCGCGTACGCCGCCTCGTCGACCGGCACGAACGGTTCGGCAAGCCCCGCCCTGTCGCCGAGCGTTTCGTCCACGCTTCGGACGAGGTCAACGCCCGCCTCGTCGAGCAGGGGCGCGACGCCGCCGACCTCGTCGTCACCCTCGCAACCGGCTAGCGAGCACAACCGGCTGGCGAGCGCACCGCCCGCGCGGCAGGATGAAGCCATGCCTCCCGCGCCCGTCACATCCGATGCGCCCACGCCCTTCACCGCCGACGTCTACCGCGAACGTATGGCCCGCGCCGCACAGTCGGCCGCCGACGCCGGGCTCGACGGCGTACTCGTCGCCCCGGGGCCCGATCTCGTCCACCTCACCGGCTACCGGCCCGTCGCCACCGAGCGGCTGACCCTCCTCGTCCTGTCCGCGAAACAGGAACACGAACCGGTCCTGGTCGTGCCGACCCTCGAAGCCCCCGACGCCGAACAGGCCGTCGGAGCCCCCGCGCTCGCCCTGCGCGACTGGACCGACGGCAAGAGTCCGTACGAGGCCACCGCGCCCCTCCTCGCCGCCGACGGCCGCTTCGGGATCAGCGACAACACCTGGGCGATGCATCTGCTCGGGCTCCAGAAGGAGCTGCCGGGCACCTCGTACGTATCGCTGACCGAGGCGCTGCCCATGCTGCGGGCCGTCAAGGACGCGGCCGAACTGGCCCGGCTCGAAGCGGCGGGCGCGGCGGCGGACGCGACGTACGAGGAGATCGTCAAGGTACGTTTCTCCGGGCGGCGCGAGTCCGAGGTCGCCGCCGAACTCGCCCACCTGCTCACCCAGTTCGGGCACGAACAGGTCGACTTCACGGTCGTCGGCAGCGGCCCGAACGGCGCCAACCCGCACCACGAGGCCGGCCTGCGCGTCATCGAGGAGGGCGACATGGTGGTACTCGACTTCGGCGGCCTCAAGCACGGGTACGGCTCCGACACCTCCCGGACGGTCCACGTCGGCCCCCCGACCGCCGAGGAGCAGCGCGTCCATGACGTCGTACGGGAGGCACAGCAGGCGGCGTTCGAGGCGGTGCGGCCGGGGATCGCGTGTCAGGAGGTGGACCGGGTGGCGCGCGCGGTCATCACGGAGGCCGGGTACGGCGAGCGGTTCATCCACCGCACCGGACACGGAATCGGCGTGACCACGCACGAACCGCCGTACATGGTCGAGGGCGAGCGGCAGCCGCTCGTACCCGGCATGTGCTTCTCCATCGAGCCCGGCATCTACCTCCCGGGCCGCTTCGGCGTACGCATCGAGGACATCGTGACCGTCACGGAGGACGGCGGCCGGCGTCTCAACACCACCGCGCGCGAGCTGGCCGTCGTCGGCTGAGGCCGAGGCTGAGGCCGAGTCCGGTTCGGCTCCCAGCCGCGCCGGCGCGCAACGTCCAGGGAGCGCTGGAGCTGTGAAGCGGTCACGTTGCCCGCGCCGATGTAGCGCACCTTGCCCGCCTTCACCAGCGTGTCCAGAGCGTGTCCAGCGTCGAGAGCGTGGAGCGCACTCCAAGGCAAGAGGTCATACGCTCGCGGGGCCCAGTACGACGCAGGACTCGGGCGGCAGGCGCAGCTGCCCGTCGGGGCCGGGCGGCGTGACCGGCTCCCAGGCCGCCAGTACGACGCTGCGGCCATTGCGGCCGAGTGCGATCGTGGCAGGCTCCTTCGACAGGTTCACCGCTACCCGGACGTCGCCGCGCCGGTATGCCACCCAGCGCGCCGCCTCGTCGTACGCGACCTTCACCGCGGCCAGGTCAGGGTCGGCGAGGTCGGGCCGCTCACGGCGCAGGGTGATCAACTCGCGGTACCAGGCGAGGATCCGCGCGTGCGGCGCGACCGCCGGCTCCGACCAGTCGAGGCAGGAGCGCTCCCTGGTGCGCGGATCCTGCGGATCGGGGATGTCTTCCTCGGCCCATCCGTGCGCGGCGAACTCCCGGCGCCTGCCTGCCCGTACGGCCTGGGCGAGCTCCGGATCGGTGTGGTCGGTGAAGAACTGCCAGGGCGTGCGGGCCGCCCACTCCTCACCCATGAACAGCATCGGCGTGAAGGGG
This window harbors:
- a CDS encoding TetR/AcrR family transcriptional regulator, whose protein sequence is MGRPSQPLLSRENIARAALVLLDELGPQALTMRALAQRLGVSGASLYHHVASKDDLLDAALDLINEEIDLGPLEHPQWREGIAAYARGYREVYMRYPNMIAMVARRRVEADKALRGYDTLMGALLRVGCGPAKAAEVAAAIDYLVLGSALETFAAGFTRAPEGYRPAYPSLAESLEGAEGVGSGLTGLDDRGFELGLGLVLDGLAAAVRGRDA
- a CDS encoding aminopeptidase P family protein, with product MPPAPVTSDAPTPFTADVYRERMARAAQSAADAGLDGVLVAPGPDLVHLTGYRPVATERLTLLVLSAKQEHEPVLVVPTLEAPDAEQAVGAPALALRDWTDGKSPYEATAPLLAADGRFGISDNTWAMHLLGLQKELPGTSYVSLTEALPMLRAVKDAAELARLEAAGAAADATYEEIVKVRFSGRRESEVAAELAHLLTQFGHEQVDFTVVGSGPNGANPHHEAGLRVIEEGDMVVLDFGGLKHGYGSDTSRTVHVGPPTAEEQRVHDVVREAQQAAFEAVRPGIACQEVDRVARAVITEAGYGERFIHRTGHGIGVTTHEPPYMVEGERQPLVPGMCFSIEPGIYLPGRFGVRIEDIVTVTEDGGRRLNTTARELAVVG